A portion of the Thermoflexus hugenholtzii JAD2 genome contains these proteins:
- a CDS encoding DnaD domain-containing protein, translated as MTRGNEARPFTGFPGGKTRTVPLPEAFFTELLPRIDHPGELRVTLVCFYHMARRSGPLRYARRSELEADPALTAALPAHEIREGLNRAVARGTLLHVRIEEDGRTDDLYFLNTPRGRLAYEAIRRGERPASLELGESAVLVADRPNLFALYEQNIGPLTPLIAQELEEAARTYPAEWIEEALRIAVSRNVRRWSYVRRILERWATEGRETGGLDEAYWRRAAETWKKRRR; from the coding sequence GTGACGAGGGGGAATGAGGCGAGGCCCTTCACTGGCTTCCCGGGCGGCAAAACCCGCACGGTGCCCCTCCCGGAGGCTTTCTTCACCGAGCTGCTCCCTCGCATCGATCACCCGGGGGAGCTGCGGGTGACCCTGGTCTGCTTCTATCACATGGCCCGCCGCAGCGGCCCCCTGCGCTACGCCCGGCGCTCGGAGCTGGAGGCCGATCCCGCCCTGACCGCCGCCCTCCCCGCTCACGAGATCCGCGAGGGCCTGAACCGAGCGGTCGCCCGGGGCACCCTGCTGCATGTGCGGATCGAGGAGGATGGGCGGACGGATGACCTCTACTTCCTGAACACGCCGCGAGGGCGTCTGGCCTACGAGGCCATCCGACGGGGCGAGCGCCCGGCCTCCCTCGAGCTCGGCGAGTCCGCCGTCCTGGTCGCCGACCGGCCGAACCTTTTCGCCCTTTACGAGCAGAACATCGGACCCCTCACCCCATTGATCGCCCAGGAGCTGGAGGAGGCCGCCCGGACCTATCCGGCGGAGTGGATCGAGGAGGCCCTCCGCATCGCCGTCTCCCGCAACGTCCGCCGCTGGTCTTACGTCCGCCGCATCCTGGAGCGCTGGGCAACCGAAGGCCGGGAGACCGGAGGCCTGGATGAAGCATATTGGCGACGTGCTGCCGAAACCTGGAAAAAGCGCCGGCGATGA